In Rhizobium sp. CIAT894, the following are encoded in one genomic region:
- a CDS encoding methyl-accepting chemotaxis protein: protein MALIDRLLQRMRIVTKVLFFLVPLIVLIAGIGLFGYFTAGTLKGQMTLTRQTIDALSSFQQLRSSLTAFTDLPAAATRDRLVASISDQEKGAATLDAMLIDPAQKQQIAVVRELGAKMQSGADALWAVSQERANTEKAIDDAVTQLFKESQTARKQLDVLQDQANGKEAFVRALLLDASVYKNLAQRIAKLRKATAQATAPADIAGALGSLLPPLVKEVGGSAALASDKAQSQIAALKPVLDKLAGMAKDSANLTLDGYAPLDQDLQGFEETFGKLASGNADTAIERFVGMDASISTLRSMVVIVNTAFKSIDDLRLHLSELNRRVDAEARDAVLADLKALRESAAQLVPLSGKNAALQDLAKKIEPSLASIEKDSSLLISIADRWRANKEAATALVADASHTLEQFVSTAQESGKEISQRSATMSLAAMIAGTVLAIIGGLMLIETLRGPLKRITQTMMRLADGDLDISIGDGKRGDEIGDMIRSVTVFRDQALEKTRLEELAEANRARDEREQARRAAEQARIEAEQSEALNALSDMLGKLANGNLAAEMSEDLAADYVAMARTYNHAIDALRLTLAEVRNTTYEIAEGSTNLSGAADDLARRTEQQAAALEDSSRVLGELTASVRTTAENASQTSRSVAEAHRQAEHSAAVVAKAVDAMGAINRSSEKVSSIIGVIDEIAFQTNLLALNAGVEAARAGEAGRGFAVVAQEVRELAQRCAKAAREIKELISNSASQVGTGVKLVEETGEALSAIMEHFTSINGLVQVISSATTTQYKGIDEVNNAVRDVEHITQHNAAMVEENTAEIHRLRHQVEVLNERISHFQTAVADGRRAAGPSMSLAS from the coding sequence ATGGCATTGATTGATCGACTGTTGCAGCGCATGCGGATCGTGACGAAGGTCCTCTTCTTCCTGGTGCCGCTGATCGTTCTCATCGCGGGCATCGGGCTTTTCGGCTATTTCACCGCCGGTACGCTCAAAGGCCAGATGACGCTGACGCGGCAGACGATCGATGCTCTTTCCAGTTTCCAGCAGCTGCGGTCTTCGCTGACGGCCTTTACCGATCTTCCGGCGGCCGCCACGCGCGATCGGCTGGTTGCCAGCATCTCCGATCAGGAGAAGGGGGCTGCGACGCTCGACGCGATGCTGATCGATCCCGCCCAAAAGCAGCAGATCGCCGTGGTGCGCGAACTCGGGGCCAAGATGCAGAGCGGCGCCGATGCGCTTTGGGCTGTGTCGCAGGAGCGCGCCAATACCGAAAAGGCGATCGACGATGCTGTGACGCAGCTGTTCAAGGAAAGCCAGACCGCCCGCAAGCAACTCGACGTTCTCCAGGACCAGGCGAACGGAAAAGAGGCCTTCGTCCGGGCGCTGCTCCTCGATGCCTCTGTCTACAAGAATCTCGCGCAGCGCATCGCAAAGCTGCGCAAGGCGACCGCGCAGGCAACTGCCCCCGCCGATATCGCCGGCGCTCTCGGCAGCCTCCTGCCGCCGCTCGTCAAGGAGGTCGGCGGGAGCGCCGCACTCGCCTCCGACAAAGCCCAAAGCCAGATTGCCGCGCTGAAGCCGGTATTGGACAAGCTCGCCGGGATGGCCAAGGACAGTGCAAACCTGACACTCGACGGTTATGCTCCTCTCGACCAGGACCTGCAGGGCTTCGAGGAGACGTTCGGAAAGCTTGCCTCAGGGAATGCGGATACTGCGATCGAGCGTTTTGTCGGCATGGATGCAAGCATATCGACGCTTCGCTCGATGGTGGTGATCGTCAATACCGCGTTCAAATCGATTGACGATCTGCGCCTGCACTTAAGCGAATTGAACAGGCGGGTCGATGCCGAGGCGCGGGATGCTGTTCTCGCCGATCTCAAGGCACTGCGCGAAAGCGCCGCACAGCTCGTACCCTTGAGCGGAAAAAACGCCGCCTTGCAGGATCTTGCCAAGAAGATCGAGCCGTCGCTTGCCTCGATCGAAAAGGATAGTTCGCTTCTGATATCGATCGCCGACAGGTGGCGCGCCAATAAGGAGGCGGCGACGGCACTGGTGGCCGACGCAAGCCACACGCTCGAACAGTTCGTCAGCACGGCGCAGGAGAGCGGCAAGGAAATCAGCCAGCGCTCGGCGACAATGTCGCTTGCGGCAATGATTGCAGGCACGGTGCTTGCGATCATCGGCGGTCTCATGCTGATCGAAACCCTGCGCGGACCGCTGAAGCGGATCACCCAGACGATGATGAGACTGGCCGACGGCGATCTCGACATCTCCATCGGCGACGGCAAGCGCGGCGACGAGATCGGCGACATGATCCGATCGGTGACCGTCTTCCGCGACCAGGCGCTGGAGAAGACCAGGCTGGAAGAGCTTGCCGAAGCAAACAGGGCGCGGGACGAACGGGAGCAGGCCCGCCGCGCGGCCGAGCAGGCGCGCATCGAGGCTGAACAGAGCGAGGCTTTGAACGCTCTGTCGGATATGCTCGGCAAGCTTGCCAACGGCAATCTCGCCGCGGAGATGAGCGAGGATCTGGCCGCTGACTATGTCGCCATGGCCCGCACCTATAATCACGCCATCGACGCATTGCGCCTGACGCTCGCCGAGGTTCGCAATACGACCTATGAAATCGCCGAGGGCAGCACCAATCTTTCGGGTGCCGCCGACGATCTCGCCCGCCGCACGGAGCAGCAGGCCGCGGCCCTCGAAGACAGTTCGCGCGTGCTCGGCGAACTCACAGCCAGCGTGCGGACGACGGCCGAAAATGCGAGCCAGACGTCGCGTTCGGTCGCCGAAGCACACCGCCAGGCCGAGCATTCCGCAGCCGTCGTCGCCAAGGCCGTCGACGCCATGGGCGCCATCAACCGGTCGTCCGAAAAGGTCAGCAGCATCATCGGCGTGATCGACGAGATCGCCTTCCAGACCAATCTTCTTGCGCTCAATGCCGGCGTGGAAGCTGCGCGCGCGGGCGAGGCCGGCAGAGGTTTTGCCGTCGTCGCACAAGAGGTTCGCGAGCTTGCGCAGCGTTGCGCCAAGGCGGCCCGCGAGATCAAGGAACTGATCTCCAACAGCGCATCGCAAGTCGGCACGGGCGTCAAGCTCGTCGAAGAGACCGGTGAGGCGCTTTCGGCGATCATGGAGCACTTCACCTCGATCAACGGGCTGGTGCAGGTGATCTCGTCGGCCACGACGACGCAGTATAAGGGCATCGATGAGGTGAACAACGCCGTGCGGGACGTCGAGCACATCACCCAGCACAACGCCGCCATGGTTGAGGAGAACACCGCGGAAATTCACAGGCTCCGCCACCAGGTGGAAGTCCTGAATGAAAGAATCTCGCACTTCCAGACCGCTGTCGCCGATGGCCGCAGGGCAGCCGGCCCGTCGATGTCGCTGGCTTCCTGA
- the putA gene encoding trifunctional transcriptional regulator/proline dehydrogenase/L-glutamate gamma-semialdehyde dehydrogenase → MLNAAIDADSSNDPAKGAPFAAFAPPIRPQSELRQAITSAYRRPETECLPPLVAAARVSEAKRYDIRSTARTLIEALRAKHKGTGVEGLVQEYSLSSQEGVALMCLAEALLRIPDTDTRDALIRDKIAEGNWTSHIGGGKSMFVNAATWGLVVTGKLTSTVNDRSLSAALTRLIARAGEPVIRRGVDMAMRMMGEQFVTGETIEEALKRARPLEARGFRYSYDMLGEAATTAADAERYFKDYEKAIHAIGKASDGRGIYDGPGISIKLSALHPRYARAQAGRVMGELLPKVKALAVLAKSYDIGLNIDAEEADRLELSLDLLEELCFAPDLAGWNGLGFVVQAYGKRCPFVLDYVIDLARRSGRRVMVRLVKGAYWDAEIKRAQLDGLDDYPVYTRKIYTDVAYIACARKLLNAPDAVFPQFASHNAQTLATIYHLAGPDFAVGKYEFQCLHGMGEPLYDEVVGKEKLDRPCRIYAPVGTHETLLAYLVRRLLENGANSSFVHRISDPTVSVEALIADPAETVAAMPVVGAPHAQIASPKALYGSARANSDGLDLSNEATLSDLAQVLAASAASPWHALPILADGSTDGVTRDVLNPADHRDVVGTVTELKVEDAARIVAMAAEHAPQWAAVPPAERAACLERAADIMQARIKTLMGIIMREAGKSAANAVGEVREAIDFLRYYAEQARKTLGPSHAALGPIVCISPWNFPLAIFTGQVAAALVAGNPVLAKPAGVTPIIASESVKILHEAGVPVGALQFVPGSGRLGAGMVGAQETAGVMFTGSTEVARMIQAQLAERLSSSGKPIPLIAETGGQNGMIVDSSALAEQVVADVIASAFDSAGQRCSALRVLCLQDDVADRTLNMLKGAFRELTIGRTDRLSIDVGPVINDGAKAEIDQHIEQMRGRGRKVDQLPLPESAAAGTFVPPTIIEIKSLSDLTREIFGPVLHVVRFKRNGLDRLIDDINASGYGLTFGLHTRLDETIAHVTSRIKAGNLYVNRNIIGAVVGVQPFGGRGLSGTGPKAGGPLYIGRLVQRAPVPPQQDSIHTDLALRDYIVWLDKKGLPAEGEAARGYASRSALGLERELTGPVGERNLYALHPRGRILAVPETESGLHRQIAAALSTGNHIVVDAGSLPKSTLADLPAAVASRVSWTSDWEKDGPFSGALVEGDRDRVLLVNRKIAALPGPLLLVQAATSEELASDPEAYCLNWLLEEVSTSINTAAAGGNASLMAIG, encoded by the coding sequence ATGTTGAACGCAGCGATCGACGCCGACTCTTCCAATGATCCCGCCAAGGGCGCGCCATTCGCCGCCTTCGCGCCGCCGATCCGGCCGCAATCCGAGCTTCGCCAGGCAATCACATCAGCCTATCGCCGTCCGGAAACCGAATGCCTGCCGCCGCTTGTCGCCGCCGCGCGTGTTTCGGAGGCGAAGCGCTATGACATCCGCAGCACCGCCCGCACGCTGATCGAGGCACTGCGCGCCAAGCATAAAGGCACCGGCGTCGAAGGGCTGGTGCAGGAGTATTCGCTTTCCAGCCAGGAAGGCGTCGCGCTGATGTGCCTTGCCGAAGCGCTGCTGCGCATTCCCGATACCGACACCCGCGACGCGCTGATCCGCGACAAGATCGCCGAAGGCAACTGGACCTCACATATCGGCGGCGGCAAATCCATGTTCGTCAACGCCGCCACCTGGGGTCTCGTCGTCACCGGCAAGCTCACCTCGACGGTCAACGACCGCAGCCTGTCGGCGGCGCTGACGCGGCTGATCGCGCGCGCCGGCGAGCCGGTCATCCGTCGCGGCGTCGATATGGCGATGCGCATGATGGGCGAGCAGTTCGTCACCGGCGAAACGATCGAGGAGGCGCTGAAGCGCGCCCGACCGCTCGAAGCGCGCGGCTTTCGCTATTCCTACGACATGCTGGGCGAGGCGGCGACGACGGCCGCCGACGCCGAACGTTATTTCAAGGATTATGAAAAGGCGATCCACGCGATCGGCAAGGCGTCGGATGGGCGCGGCATCTATGATGGCCCCGGCATTTCGATCAAGCTTTCGGCTCTGCATCCCCGTTACGCGAGGGCCCAGGCCGGCCGGGTGATGGGCGAACTGCTGCCGAAGGTAAAGGCGCTGGCCGTTCTCGCCAAGTCCTACGATATCGGCCTCAACATCGATGCCGAGGAGGCCGACAGGCTGGAGCTTTCGCTGGATCTGCTCGAAGAGCTTTGCTTTGCCCCGGATCTTGCAGGCTGGAACGGCCTGGGCTTCGTCGTGCAGGCCTATGGCAAGCGTTGCCCCTTCGTGCTCGACTATGTCATCGATCTCGCACGGCGCTCTGGACGCCGCGTCATGGTGCGTCTGGTCAAGGGCGCCTATTGGGACGCGGAGATCAAGCGCGCTCAGCTCGATGGTCTCGACGACTATCCGGTCTATACCCGCAAGATCTACACCGACGTTGCCTATATCGCCTGCGCGCGCAAGCTTCTCAACGCACCCGATGCCGTCTTTCCGCAGTTTGCCAGCCACAATGCGCAGACGCTGGCGACGATCTATCACCTCGCCGGTCCCGATTTCGCCGTCGGCAAATACGAATTCCAGTGCCTGCATGGCATGGGCGAACCTCTCTATGATGAAGTCGTCGGCAAGGAAAAGCTCGATCGCCCGTGCCGGATCTATGCGCCTGTGGGAACGCATGAGACGCTGCTTGCTTATCTCGTCCGTCGTCTTCTGGAAAACGGCGCCAATTCCTCCTTCGTGCACCGCATCTCCGATCCGACCGTCTCGGTCGAGGCGCTGATCGCCGATCCCGCCGAGACGGTCGCCGCCATGCCTGTCGTCGGCGCTCCCCACGCGCAGATCGCCTCGCCGAAGGCGCTTTACGGCAGTGCCCGTGCCAATTCCGACGGTCTCGACCTGTCGAACGAAGCGACCCTTTCCGATCTGGCGCAGGTGCTCGCCGCCTCGGCCGCAAGCCCATGGCATGCGCTGCCGATCCTGGCCGATGGCTCGACGGACGGGGTGACCCGTGACGTCCTCAATCCTGCCGATCACCGCGATGTCGTCGGCACGGTCACCGAGCTGAAGGTCGAAGACGCCGCCCGGATCGTCGCGATGGCTGCCGAGCATGCGCCGCAATGGGCGGCGGTGCCGCCGGCCGAGCGTGCGGCCTGCCTGGAGCGGGCGGCCGACATTATGCAGGCCCGCATCAAGACGCTGATGGGCATCATCATGCGTGAGGCCGGCAAATCGGCGGCCAATGCCGTCGGCGAGGTGCGTGAGGCGATCGACTTTCTGCGTTATTACGCCGAACAGGCGCGCAAGACGCTTGGGCCGTCTCATGCGGCCCTTGGCCCGATCGTCTGCATCAGCCCATGGAATTTCCCGCTGGCGATTTTCACCGGGCAGGTTGCTGCCGCTCTGGTGGCCGGCAATCCCGTGCTTGCCAAACCCGCCGGCGTCACGCCGATCATCGCTTCGGAGAGCGTCAAGATCCTCCATGAGGCGGGCGTCCCTGTGGGTGCCTTGCAGTTCGTGCCCGGCAGCGGCCGCCTCGGCGCCGGTATGGTGGGCGCTCAGGAAACAGCGGGCGTCATGTTTACCGGCTCGACCGAAGTTGCCCGCATGATCCAGGCGCAACTGGCCGAACGCCTGTCTTCATCAGGCAAACCGATCCCGCTGATTGCCGAAACCGGCGGCCAGAACGGTATGATCGTCGACTCCTCGGCCTTGGCCGAGCAGGTCGTGGCCGACGTTATTGCCTCGGCTTTCGACAGCGCTGGCCAGCGGTGCTCGGCGCTGCGCGTTCTCTGCCTGCAGGACGATGTGGCCGACCGGACCCTCAACATGCTGAAGGGTGCCTTCCGCGAGCTGACGATCGGTCGCACCGACCGGCTGAGCATCGATGTCGGTCCTGTCATCAATGATGGCGCAAAGGCCGAGATCGACCAGCATATCGAGCAGATGCGCGGCCGCGGCCGTAAGGTCGATCAGTTGCCGCTGCCCGAAAGTGCCGCGGCGGGGACCTTCGTTCCGCCGACGATCATCGAGATCAAGTCGCTGTCGGACCTGACGAGGGAGATCTTCGGGCCGGTTCTGCATGTCGTGCGCTTCAAGCGGAACGGCCTCGACCGCCTCATCGACGACATCAATGCATCGGGCTACGGCCTGACATTCGGGCTTCACACCCGGCTTGACGAAACGATCGCGCATGTGACGAGCCGCATCAAGGCCGGCAATCTCTACGTCAACCGCAACATCATCGGCGCTGTCGTCGGCGTGCAGCCTTTCGGCGGCCGCGGCCTGTCGGGCACCGGCCCGAAGGCCGGCGGTCCGCTCTATATCGGCCGGCTGGTGCAGCGGGCTCCCGTGCCGCCGCAGCAGGATTCCATTCATACGGACCTCGCCCTTCGCGATTATATCGTCTGGCTCGACAAGAAGGGTTTGCCGGCCGAAGGGGAAGCGGCGCGCGGATATGCGAGCCGCTCGGCGCTCGGGCTCGAACGCGAACTCACCGGTCCGGTCGGCGAGCGCAATCTCTACGCGCTCCATCCCCGCGGCCGCATTCTTGCGGTGCCTGAGACCGAAAGCGGCCTCCATCGCCAGATTGCCGCAGCGTTGTCCACGGGCAACCACATCGTCGTGGACGCCGGCTCCCTGCCGAAATCGACCTTGGCGGATCTGCCGGCCGCCGTCGCCAGCCGGGTTTCCTGGACGTCGGATTGGGAAAAGGACGGGCCGTTCTCGGGCGCACTCGTCGAAGGGGATCGTGACAGGGTTCTTCTCGTCAATCGAAAGATCGCCGCTCTGCCGGGTCCGCTTCTGCTGGTCCAGGCCGCGACGAGCGAGGAGTTGGCGAGCGATCCCGAGGCCTATTGCCTGAACTGGCTGCTGGAGGAGGTGTCGACATCGATCAACACCGCGGCAGCCGGCGGCAATGCAAGCCTGATGGCCATCGGCTGA
- a CDS encoding Lrp/AsnC family transcriptional regulator, with protein MAGETDVFSELDQFDRKILAALAEDGRLSITDLAARVGLSKTPCQLRFKRLINDGYIEGFKAVLNPAKMQLDHIAFVEVKLSDTREAALKSFNEAIKKIREVEECHMIAGRFDYLLKIRTRDIGRYRRVLGERISTLPHVANTSTNVAMETIKEGWDKFGSSLS; from the coding sequence ATGGCTGGCGAAACCGACGTCTTTAGTGAATTGGACCAGTTCGACAGAAAGATCCTCGCGGCGCTCGCCGAGGACGGCAGACTGTCGATCACCGATCTTGCCGCGCGCGTCGGGCTTTCGAAGACGCCCTGCCAGCTCCGCTTCAAGCGACTGATCAACGACGGCTATATCGAAGGCTTCAAGGCCGTCCTCAATCCTGCGAAAATGCAGCTCGACCACATCGCCTTCGTCGAGGTGAAACTCTCTGATACCCGCGAGGCAGCGTTGAAAAGCTTCAACGAGGCCATCAAGAAGATCAGGGAAGTCGAAGAATGCCATATGATCGCCGGCAGATTCGACTATCTCCTGAAGATCCGCACCCGCGACATCGGCCGCTACCGCCGCGTTCTCGGCGAACGCATCTCGACTCTGCCGCACGTTGCCAACACCTCGACCAACGTCGCGATGGAGACGATCAAGGAAGGCTGGGACAAGTTCGGCTCGAGCCTTTCGTGA
- a CDS encoding helix-turn-helix domain-containing protein, protein MARQTMAEDEVNMHEEMRRAFALLSGKWKLEIMWLLNQRVYRFGELRKAIPGITQHMLTAQLRELEADGLVSRTIFAEVPPRVEYEITQKARGLGPTMEALTAWWNEYGKSVPVKPGARGRKARDR, encoded by the coding sequence ATGGCAAGGCAGACCATGGCAGAAGACGAAGTCAATATGCATGAAGAGATGCGGCGAGCCTTCGCGTTGCTCTCCGGCAAATGGAAGCTGGAAATCATGTGGCTGCTCAATCAGCGGGTCTATCGGTTCGGCGAATTGAGAAAGGCTATTCCCGGCATCACCCAACACATGCTGACGGCGCAACTTCGCGAACTCGAAGCGGACGGTTTGGTGTCCCGCACCATCTTCGCGGAGGTTCCTCCGCGCGTCGAATATGAGATCACGCAAAAAGCGCGGGGCCTCGGCCCGACGATGGAAGCTTTGACCGCATGGTGGAACGAGTACGGCAAAAGCGTGCCGGTGAAGCCGGGCGCTCGTGGGCGGAAAGCGAGAGATCGCTGA
- a CDS encoding DoxX family protein — translation MPEYYVYWISTALLSALYLASATIYVIKRDWVRQVLAELGYKASYLIPFMIVIKVLGPVAILSRISMPLSDLAYAGIFFHLLLSGLAHIGVRKPAGALPAAIGLALLVTSFLTQNEARIVPSPYVQTTAR, via the coding sequence ATGCCTGAATATTACGTCTACTGGATCAGCACGGCACTTCTGTCCGCGCTCTACCTCGCCTCAGCCACCATCTATGTCATCAAGCGAGACTGGGTTCGCCAGGTTCTGGCGGAACTCGGATACAAGGCTTCCTACCTCATTCCATTCATGATCGTCATCAAGGTTCTCGGCCCGGTCGCGATCCTTTCACGCATCAGCATGCCGCTCAGCGATCTCGCCTATGCCGGCATCTTCTTCCACCTGCTGCTGTCGGGCCTCGCACATATCGGCGTTCGAAAACCCGCCGGCGCCCTGCCCGCGGCGATCGGCCTGGCGCTGCTCGTCACCTCGTTCCTGACGCAGAACGAAGCCCGCATCGTCCCTTCCCCCTACGTTCAGACCACAGCGCGCTAA
- a CDS encoding SDR family oxidoreductase: MGRFNGKVAIITGASRGIGRATAKLFAAEGAKVAILSRTSEGVERVVADIVEAGGTALGVVCDVGETDRITAAVDQVVAAYGRIDILVNNAFDGSAVSSSVIDLSVELLQRNFDTGPIAYLRFMQACYPHLRESGEGRIINFGSMAATSGLAGYCPYNMAKEAVRALTRTAAREWGADKITVNNILPIADTWGAAEKEVPPPANALARFGSPEEDIAPVVLFLASKDSQFITGYSLTPDGGAIIDSAR, from the coding sequence ATGGGTCGATTCAATGGAAAAGTTGCCATCATCACGGGCGCAAGCCGTGGCATTGGCCGCGCCACTGCAAAGCTCTTTGCCGCCGAAGGTGCGAAGGTCGCAATTCTCTCGCGCACATCAGAAGGCGTCGAACGTGTCGTCGCTGATATCGTCGAAGCGGGCGGCACAGCACTCGGCGTCGTCTGCGATGTCGGGGAGACCGACCGGATCACGGCCGCGGTGGACCAGGTGGTAGCCGCATATGGCCGCATTGACATTCTCGTGAACAATGCTTTCGATGGTTCCGCGGTCTCGTCTTCGGTCATCGACCTCTCGGTCGAGCTGTTGCAACGAAACTTCGATACCGGGCCGATCGCCTATCTGCGGTTCATGCAGGCTTGCTATCCTCACCTGAGAGAAAGCGGAGAAGGCCGGATCATCAACTTCGGCTCGATGGCCGCCACCAGCGGGCTTGCTGGTTATTGCCCGTACAATATGGCCAAGGAGGCGGTGCGCGCGTTGACCCGCACGGCGGCACGCGAATGGGGCGCAGACAAGATCACCGTGAACAACATCCTGCCGATCGCCGACACCTGGGGTGCTGCCGAAAAGGAGGTTCCTCCGCCAGCGAATGCGCTCGCTCGTTTCGGCTCGCCGGAAGAGGACATTGCGCCGGTGGTGCTGTTCCTTGCCAGCAAGGATTCGCAGTTCATCACCGGCTACAGTCTTACCCCTGACGGCGGCGCTATCATCGACAGCGCCCGGTAA
- a CDS encoding acyltransferase has product MDQANNRQASASEDRESRRLQYLPWERIASDLDHPAHLARKAALRHSCGAELAGTSYIAGDAAIFTESLAMGERSWIAGQALVRGDVTLGDDCSINPFACVSGKVTCGNGVRIASHASIVGFNHGFDDPDRPIHRQGVISLGIVIGDDVWIGANCVILDGVTIGNGAVIAAGAVVTQDIPALAIAGGVPAKVLRSRGMMARKSGTADIEDQLVRLGQKAKEQWPDILARWKTPEAYESLEADGVRRPAIRHLCDAIEIAAGFGQLPPGLDAPQTIERLQGLQDRETGLFPEEHSHLHGRALREDPKALYNVLSVGYALELLGSGPQHPIQAVQCDAEELERWLSALPWSSRAWHAGSVIDAIGTAMYFNAKSFGIRDPRQQLFEWLSRHADSVSGLWGEPTALEGWLQPVNGFYRLTRGTYAQFGMPIPHPHAALETVHLNYRNHKGFAAQKYTACNLLDTIHPLLLIARQTDYRRSDGETIARNLISRALDRWRDGEGFPFADGGEPSLQGTEMWLSVIHLAADFLGLAERFAFIPKGVHRTATPGLGL; this is encoded by the coding sequence ATGGACCAAGCCAACAACCGGCAAGCATCGGCGAGCGAAGATCGGGAATCGCGCAGGCTGCAATATCTTCCCTGGGAACGCATCGCGTCTGACCTCGATCATCCCGCTCACCTCGCCCGCAAGGCAGCGCTTCGGCACTCATGCGGCGCTGAATTGGCCGGGACGTCCTATATCGCTGGAGATGCCGCGATCTTCACCGAAAGCCTGGCGATGGGCGAGCGGTCGTGGATTGCCGGGCAGGCGCTCGTGCGGGGCGATGTGACCCTCGGCGACGACTGCAGCATCAATCCTTTTGCCTGTGTGTCCGGCAAGGTGACGTGCGGCAATGGGGTGCGGATTGCCTCGCACGCATCGATCGTCGGGTTCAATCACGGCTTCGACGATCCGGATCGTCCCATCCATCGCCAGGGCGTCATCAGCCTCGGCATCGTGATCGGCGACGATGTCTGGATCGGCGCCAATTGCGTGATCCTCGATGGCGTCACGATTGGAAATGGCGCGGTGATCGCCGCCGGGGCCGTGGTCACGCAGGACATTCCTGCGCTAGCGATTGCCGGGGGCGTACCGGCAAAGGTGCTGCGGAGCCGAGGCATGATGGCCAGGAAATCGGGCACTGCAGATATCGAGGATCAGTTGGTCAGGCTCGGTCAGAAAGCGAAAGAGCAATGGCCGGATATTCTCGCACGCTGGAAAACACCTGAGGCCTATGAATCGCTGGAGGCGGACGGCGTCAGGAGACCGGCGATCCGGCATCTCTGCGATGCCATCGAGATCGCGGCTGGCTTCGGCCAACTGCCGCCCGGGCTCGATGCGCCGCAGACCATCGAGCGTCTCCAAGGTCTCCAGGACCGAGAGACAGGCCTTTTCCCGGAAGAGCATTCGCACCTGCATGGCCGAGCGTTGAGGGAGGATCCGAAAGCGCTCTACAATGTCCTTTCGGTCGGCTATGCGCTCGAACTGCTCGGCTCCGGGCCGCAGCACCCCATCCAAGCGGTGCAGTGCGATGCTGAAGAGCTGGAGCGCTGGTTAAGCGCCCTGCCTTGGTCGAGCCGGGCATGGCATGCCGGCAGCGTGATCGATGCCATCGGAACCGCCATGTACTTCAATGCCAAGTCTTTCGGCATCAGGGATCCACGCCAGCAGCTCTTCGAGTGGCTGAGCCGCCATGCCGACAGCGTCTCGGGCCTATGGGGCGAGCCGACGGCGCTGGAAGGATGGCTACAACCGGTGAACGGCTTTTACCGCCTGACGCGCGGCACCTACGCGCAGTTCGGCATGCCGATCCCGCACCCGCATGCCGCGCTCGAAACGGTTCATCTCAATTACCGCAACCACAAGGGCTTCGCGGCTCAGAAATACACCGCGTGCAACCTGCTCGATACGATTCATCCGCTGCTGCTGATTGCTCGCCAGACCGATTACCGGCGGAGCGATGGCGAGACGATCGCCCGCAATCTCATCTCAAGGGCGCTGGACAGATGGCGGGACGGCGAGGGATTTCCTTTCGCCGACGGCGGTGAACCCAGCCTGCAGGGCACGGAAATGTGGCTTTCCGTCATCCACCTCGCGGCCGATTTCCTCGGCCTGGCAGAACGCTTCGCCTTCATCCCCAAAGGCGTGCACCGGACGGCAACCCCCGGGTTGGGTCTGTAA
- a CDS encoding LysR substrate-binding domain-containing protein, translating to MQFRKRLPSLTALVTLEAVLRMKSFTLAATELGVTQAAVSRQIALLEEELGQALFVRKHRAIEPTAACISLGATLAKSFADIAESVEAIQSRSQDVVTIGATVAFSSFWLLPRLAEFRRANPGILVRVISQDSPIALDGGEVDVAIRYGLPPFSDGTVIASRGDVISPVCSPDYLRRRGDGPLGSSDEFIETDVVDRSWYNWSQWVALTGSSIEVKPSLRFNHYTESIAAARAGQGIALGWRMLVGTFLEDGTLVRAEESELAAEGRYNVIVPVKAKRSNARDLAAAWLTASLHG from the coding sequence ATGCAATTTCGAAAGCGGCTTCCATCGCTGACCGCACTGGTGACGCTGGAGGCGGTGCTGCGCATGAAAAGCTTCACCTTGGCAGCGACTGAACTCGGCGTCACCCAGGCGGCGGTCAGCAGGCAGATTGCGTTGCTGGAGGAGGAACTCGGCCAGGCGCTGTTTGTGCGCAAGCACCGGGCGATCGAGCCGACGGCGGCATGCATCAGCCTCGGCGCGACGCTGGCAAAGAGTTTCGCCGATATCGCCGAGAGCGTGGAGGCGATCCAGTCGCGCAGCCAGGACGTGGTGACGATCGGGGCAACCGTCGCATTCTCTTCCTTCTGGCTGCTGCCGCGGCTCGCCGAATTCCGCCGGGCCAATCCCGGCATTCTGGTGCGGGTGATATCCCAGGACAGTCCGATCGCTCTCGACGGCGGAGAGGTCGATGTGGCGATCCGCTACGGTCTGCCTCCCTTCAGCGATGGGACGGTCATCGCCTCGCGCGGCGACGTCATCTCCCCCGTCTGCTCTCCGGATTACCTCAGGCGTCGGGGAGATGGTCCGCTCGGCTCGTCGGACGAATTCATCGAAACGGATGTTGTCGACCGTTCCTGGTACAACTGGTCGCAATGGGTTGCCCTGACCGGCTCCAGTATCGAGGTCAAACCGTCGCTGCGGTTCAACCATTATACCGAGAGCATCGCCGCGGCGCGCGCCGGGCAGGGGATTGCGCTCGGATGGCGCATGCTGGTCGGCACCTTTCTCGAGGACGGGACGCTGGTGCGCGCTGAGGAAAGCGAGCTTGCCGCGGAGGGGCGTTACAACGTGATCGTGCCGGTCAAAGCCAAGCGAAGCAACGCCCGCGACCTCGCCGCCGCCTGGCTGACGGCATCGCTGCACGGTTGA